A segment of the Drosophila gunungcola strain Sukarami chromosome 2R unlocalized genomic scaffold, Dgunungcola_SK_2 000020F, whole genome shotgun sequence genome:
TAATGTTCTATcctaatattaaaaatgaaaaatgtctAGGAAAAGCAGAAAACCAAACTActggattttttaaaaaccaatggaacatttttatttgcatatattGGTCGTTTGAAGAAAACCCTGTTAAGggccttaaaatatttttaaattgttaaaattaatataaaagaaatctATACTTCTAGCTAATAAAGCTAATAAAATATTGCTATACCAAGCCAAAGGGTCAACAGTGCCCTTTGGTTCGATACATTTCCAGCTGTTCAGTTATCGGCGCGTGTATGTCATATCTAAACGTAAAAATGTCAGCGGCACGTTTATACGGAggttttcgtttattttcctCGAGTGCCGTGCAGCGTAATGCCGTGGGCGGCAAAAGCCTGGTGGAAGCCGTGGCGGTGACCCGGAGTGGCCGCACAATTGTAGCCTGGCACCCGGACACACCCGTTCCCTATGAGAACACTCAGCCGCTTCCCCAGATCGCCGAGGTTCAGAGCTCATCGGTGGTCAAGGAATCGGCGCTAAAAACGGCGATGCGGGCCTTTAAGAGCAAGCATCCGGAGGTGGCCCGCCAGGAGCTGATGCAGCTGACCCACACGACCAAGCACCGCTGGTTTCCCCGCGCCCGCGACAGGAAGGCCAAGCAGACGCCGATGGACCGGCCGTACCTGTAATTCTCCACCCAGGGCATTGcataatatacaaataaattcgTTCTCGTTTAATCCATGCGCTGGCGCTTGATGAATACATTGAGCAGATCGGAAATGGGAATGTCGGCGGGCTGCTGAGCGGGCGGAGCTGGTGCAGAGTTGTTCCGGTGCTGCGGGAAAGTGGGCATCATGCGGGGGTCACAAGCTGAAAGGTTGAAAAAGTTGCATTATTCGGAAGAATTGAACCACTAACGAGGGCAACAGTCTCACCTTGTGGTGGGtctacaaaatatttgctatTCAGGCACTCCTCGGCGGTGGCTCTGGTGTTTGGGTTGTAGATAAACAATATGTTCAGAAGATTCCTGCCCGACTGACCAATCGCGTGGAACTTGATCTTGAGATTATTGTATGGCTGCTGACTCAATGTAAAGTTCTGCAGGGCGGGCAGTTCGGAAAAACCAGGCCAAATGGACTCCGATGGAGCTCCCAAGAGATCAATAATCATGTCCAGCTGGGCAATCTCCGAGTTGCCCGGAAGCAGTGGCTTTCCGAGCAGCAGCTCACCCAGAATGCAGCCAAAAGCCCACATGTCTACCGCCGTTGTATGTGTCCGGCAGCCCAGGAGCAGCTCCGGCGCCCTGTACCACAAAGTGACCATCTGCGGAGTCATGGGTTTCGGGGGATTGCAGAACATGCGGGCCAGTCCAAAGTCAGCTGGGGATTGGAACAAGATTAGCCAACAAGAAGCTTTAAATTGGTCCTTCTACTTGCCAACTTTGATGCAGCCCTTGTCGGTCATCAGGAGATTGGAAACCTTCAAATCCCTGTGGATCATATAGCGCGCATGAAGGTACTTCAGGGCGTTTAGCACCTGCAGGGTGATGCACTTGACCTCGGACTCGGTGAAAGGCTGCGACATGTTGTCCAGCACGGAGGCCAGGTCCTGCTCGCAAAAATCCATCACCAGGAAGATGCTGTCCAGGCTCTTGCCCACAACAACCTCTCGCAAACGTACGATATTCTCATGCTGGCACTGCTTCAGGATCATGATCTCGCGGAGTCCACTGACAGGCAGGCCATCCTTCTCCTGATCCATGCGAACTTTTTTGAGGGCCACGATCTCGTTGCTGCGGGTGTCCCGTGCGCGATCTGTAAAGGATTTCCGGTTGAGCCAGTGGTTTAAATGCCTGCAAAGCTTAACTTACAGACAATTCCATAGCTGCCTTCGCCCACGCGATTTAGTTTCTCAAACTCAGAGACAGGACGACAGCGACCAAACTAAATATACTAAATATGTCAAAAACTCTCGAGGGGATTactcaaataaacaaactaacCAGATTCTGCTCGGGAATAGGCATTGGAGTGCCGCTGTTCAGGGAAATGAGGAAGCCCTTGCGGGTGATGGGCGCCTGGGGATCCGGAGCCGGATTGGTGTCCATTTCGTTTGACTTTAAGCTGGACATAACTCAAAAAACCGGCATTTATATGTCAAAGTCAAAGAATGTTTACAATATTATATTAGAGATGGAACTTCTTGCTCGATAGCTTTGGGACCCGCCGATAACCCGTTAGAACTTTCAGGTCCGATTAATATTGGCGCGCTTTTACATAACATTTGAAATCTATTCTGGGAAAATCGCCACCCGGCAATTAGCCCCAAGTGTCGTAATAGCtactaatttaattgaaaacaaaagcgCCTGGAAACGCGGGCACGACTTATGAAAGTGAAATTGCACCAGTTTAAAGAAATTTCAAATGCATGTCTTGGGCATTAAATTCGTCATTGCCGGCTCTACGCATGTGTGAAAATCTGCGCATAAAGCCGCAACAACATCGCTTTAATTATCACCCTGAACTTGGAGCGGTTCGCCGATGGCCGGTGGTATAAAAGCTGGATCCCCGGCTTCGAGCTGCATCATTCGGTTCTGCAGTGACCAACCAAAGCTAAAGGGATACCAGCTTTTCAACTACGAACCGccagaaaactaaaaaacgtCTATAACAATGCACAAGAACACCATTTGGTACGGAGCCGTGCTTTTGCTCGTCTACTTCACCCTGGTCTTTTGCGAGGTAACGGATAACGTCGAGCCACCGGCAGAAGTGGATAGCCAAGCGGAGGACAGCTGGGAGAATCTCGGCCGGGAGTTGATGGAGTTCGAGGGACGCACTCGCCGCCATCGCCACCACATGTTCTGGTGTAAGTAAATCAAACGACTTTTTCTAAAATCCCAAATTATTCAAAAGAAATATCTAAACCTTAAAACAAGATACAAATCAAAGACTTTTTAGAATCAcagatttaaaagaaatatctAAATCCTAaagcaaaattataactttaaaattttaaattaaatcctaAAATTGATATACAATCTTAAAAATCTTGATCATGCAtctaaaaaattgttcaacCTATAAATATTCTTTCCAAAACTTTTTCAACAAAGTTACCTAATAAGAGctaccaaaaaaatcaaatcaatatgCAGGTGTTATCAAAAAAGCCtagtttatataataattagcGAGCAAGTATTACAATTATTCTAATCGTTTTGATCAGCATAATAACATCTTTTGGGCGCGAACCACCCCACTTTCTTTGGAAAGTTTCTCCATAGCTCAAGTCCCAGACGCACCTCATCCAAATTGGACGATCACGTATCGCTCTCAATTAACACTTTTCACTTTCAATCTTGGGCATATCATAgatattgtttaataaatgGTCGTGAAACCCCCTTTAAAATGTAGAATTTCGAGCAGTGAAAGTTTCTCGGCTCTGATGCaatggaaattatttaaccTTCTGGgtgtttatatatgtatgtatcttCCTCAACAGATCGTCACCTGTGGCCCATTGCCATTGCCTACTGGATCAAGGTGAAAGTGGTGATCGTTTCCTTCTTCGTGGGCAGTGCCATTTACTTGGGTCTCCGCTATTTCTGGCCTCATGCCAGGTGCAACCAGGAGATCATCCTGGATCATCCGTGAGTGATCTTTCGTAGTTTGATTTTGGCACATTTTTTAACATGAGCTTTCCTCTAGTCCTTCGTCTTTCTCCCATCACGATCACATTCCCTACTCCCTGGATCACGATCACTCGGACCACTACGATGGCCCCACTTCGTATgactccagctccagcttcGAGCCCTACTCCGGCTATAGCAGCTATGCCGGATCGGACATTGTGTCCGATGTGCACAGCGACTACCATAGCGAATCTCCCTCGGGTCCTGCTGGTCCGCCAAGTGGCCCAACTGGTCCCGTGGACACCCGTCGTCGGGGCAGGCGTAGCACTGGAGATCAGGCCCATTTGatgcaggaggaggaggagtcgGAGCAAGTGGAGATTGTGGACGAGGAGATCTCAGAGAGTGTGGCCCGCCAAATGCCCGCTGAAGAGCAGTAAGTGCTTGGGCTATGACTTTTCCAGTGACAATTTGGTAACATTTTCTTGATCTCCCTACAGAATTGCCGACTTTATGTTTGCCTTCTTGGGTCTGGACTCTAAGGCCTGCCGCCGCCGCTTCGTCTGCGAAATGGAGTTCCGCTCCAAGTTGAATCCCATGACCAGCATGGCCTTCCGCATTGTGGGTCGTGGCTTCTTTGAGAAGTACACCAACGCCAGGAATCCGGAGGCCAGGGCCACCAGCTTTGGTGAGTGTGCTGCCGTCAATCCCGAGTGCATATTCGTGGAAAACGGCGAGGAGAACCCCgcgcaggaggagcagcagccggaagaggagcagctgcaggcAGCCACCGAGGAGTCCGCAGCAGAGGATTCCCAGAACGAGATCAACCTGCAAGCTGAACGGCGACATGCCAAGCACAAGAATCGCAAACTCGGCTCCATTGCCGAGCACATCCTGATGCACTAGAAAAAGGCCAGCTTAATTAatctatttatttgtatttatttattttagctatAAGAGTGAATAACGAACACAAAATAAACTTGCCTCAAATctatttatgaaaaatgtgaaaaaattacaaagtcTGCTTAAATGCAATTCAAAAGTAAGAGTTTAAGTTACAGGGTTAAACAAAATctcacagaaacaaaaaacccaaTGAATACCTACCGCGAATACCTCGAAATGTGACTAAATTGATCAACTAATGCGACTATAAGTCGGGACTAAATCTTCTTggtctttttctttttgatggCATTGATCTGATCGGCCATCTGCTCGATCTCGCGCTGATTGATGGGCTCGTTCTTGCGCACCTGCACCTTGCTCTTCTGCCGTTCGGCAAGATCGGCCACCAGATCGTTGATCTTGCCCCACACGAAGCTGAGGAAGCTGGTGGCCAGGTCCTGCTTGAAGAAGGCAATGGCCACCAGAGCGATGAGCACCAGCGCCGAGATGGAATTCTGGTTAAGATCCGCTTCGGCGGCGCGCACCTCTGGCTGGAACTCCAGCTGGATGAACACGGAACCCCGGTCGGCCACAAACGTGGACGATGGCAGCTTGTAGGTATACGTTTTGTCCGAGAGCGTGGACTGCAGCTCCACCACGTAGCTCTTGCCGTCCAGCGGAATGCGCGGGAAGAACACGGTGATGCCAGGATTAAGTCTGGCCTTGGGATTCACCGGAGTGCCCACGCGCTGCGAGAACACCGGGGAATCGGAGTTTCCTTTGCGGTACATCACAATGCGCAGAGTTTTGTAGTGTTCGTTGAGTGTGGCCGTCACCCGGGCGGTGATGTCCACAATCTTCAGGGGGCTAATGGCCACCAGGTTGATGTCGCGCACATCCTCGCTGCCCACCTTCACCGTGTGCTGGGCGGGAATGGATCGCTCCACGCTGTCCTTGTCGGGCAGCACGCGCACGGAGTAAGTGCAGCCGGGCTGCAGGCCGCGGATTCTGTACTGTCCGTTCGCCTCGCTGGTGGcttcctcctgctgctgcggaCAGCCCTCCTCGGCGGTGGCCTGGACATTAACGCCGGCGAAAGGATCACCGTTGAGGGACGTCACTGAGCCAAAGATGGAGTATGCAAAACGCTTGCCACTGGAGTATAAGAAGCAGTAATTTCACACCTTCTGAAGAATCCCCAATCAAATGAACACTTACGTGAGTGTAACAGCAACCGTTTCGCCATCCTTGATCTCAATCATCTTGGAGTTGGGCTCGAACTTGTACTCCTTCATCATGGGTCGCAAGTAGTATTGCGATGGCGACAGCGAGTGGAAGTTAATGGCACCATTATCGCCGGTGACCAGGTTCTTGCGATAGCTTTCACCGCCGCTCAGGGAAAGGAGCACTCCACTTAAGGTCTGACCAGCCTCGTCCTTGACAACCACGCTTATCTCACACAGTTTGTGGGCACTAAACGACGCCGACTGGCGGTTGTAATCACTGAACACATAGGACTCCTTTTCGGCCTTAAGGTCAAAGGCCAGCGACTCCTCAATGGGACCAAACTTAAACTCTCCCGTGATGGAGGTGAGGATTTCTAGGCTCTGCAACTCCGGCTGATCCGGGAAGGACAGTGTAATTTTGGCATCCTTAATTGCGGGAACCACCTTGCCACGCAGGATCAAGCCCCTGGTGGCCACAAAATTGAAAGCAATATCCACACAATCGCTGGCACCCACAATCTCCTGTTGCTGCGGCGCAAACAGCAGGACATCGCTCACAGGCGTAATGCGAAGCACCTGTTCCGGTTTCAGATATGTGTCATATCTGTAGGCAAACTTGCCATCAACCTTGTGCGACTCAGCAACGGGAGTGATAACCTCCTGACCCAGAGCCTCCGATTCCAGCACAAGTTTGATGGACTCAGCCGTGGGTTCAGTGGACAGGACACGAATGCCCGTCTTGTGGGACACGGCATTGATGATCAGGGTTTGCAGCTGGTCTGGCTCCGGAGTGATGAACTTGCTGGGCAACGAGCTGTCGTAGGTGTGGCATCCTTCCAGCTTGAAGTCATAGCTTCCGTACTTGTTCACGCAGAACGTGTTTACTCCGGACGCAATCTTCAGTGTTTCCGTGGGCGCCTTCGGCTCCGAAGGTCCAGTAACATGGGTGTATTTCATCTTTAAGAAGGGCGACAGAAATTAGATACTATTTAATCAGTCTGTTTTACTCTACTTACCACTGCCCGGTGGCTGGAGATGATGGACACCTCGTACCCCTTGTGCACAAATGGTGGTGCATCTTCTTCGGCGGAGGCCACGTTCAGGAATACACGGGTCGACTCGTAGCAGAGATTGCCCTGGGGAATGGTCAGTTCATAGGGTCCTGGCAGCATATCCTTGAACACGTACTTGCCACCTGCGGTTGGAGAAAAAGTGTTAGTTATATTCTTTGAACAAGTTATCGTTCATAAAGGAGGTTATCTTTCAAAAATCTAAGTTACTTTACCAACAAGACCTTATctctatttgtattttatgatACTTATCAACACTTAGTTGCAACGTGGTAATTGGTGTCAACATATTTTTGGTACCGTAAGGCTTAATACttcatttcaataaaaattccatctataccaaaaatatttataagctaCATGTTGTATATGATTTATCATTTCCAAAGGTTTTAAATTGAAGAGAGTATAATCCCAAGTTTCACATGTTCATATTTTTAGTAATATTTACAAggtctttaaaatttgtaattccaattaaaatttgaaagtaGCACAGAGAACAGACTTCTACACTTTTCCGGCACATTTTTCAGTATTGCTGAGGTACCTTCTTCAAAAAACCCCCTCTTATTTCTTCTGTTATTGTTTCTAAGGCCTAATATCTTAGTAAAGTTCTTATAAGTATCCCCATTAAGGAGCACTTACGATGAGCACGGGCCTTCCACTTGTTCTCCGTGGGCTGTCCAGTGGCGTCCAGAGCCTGCAAAGTGACCTCGGCGGCCGTGCAGGTGGCGGTGGCATCGGACAGGCACTGGAGTTCGCCGCGAATCTTGGCGCGCAGCTGGGAGAAGGTAATGCCATTGACAGGTGCATCTCGCACCTCTGTCTGCTGCTGCACGGGGAAGAACTGCACGCCAGCTGCCTTGTCGGCATCCGTGGTCAGGACTTCAATGATGTATTTGCCCACAGGGAGGAAGGCACACCAGCTTCCACTCCCTGCCTCTGTTGTCGCCGTCGTGTGGAAGGTGGAGCCGCTCTTGGTCAGTCCCACGTTGTGGGATTTCGGGGACACCACTTTGCCGCACACCTCGTAGGCAGATGGCACAATTGTGGGCAGCGATGCAGTGTTGATCTGGGCCCTGACTTGCAGGGGCGAGAACTGGAGCTGCGAGGATTCCACCTCGATGTTGACAGTGCCGGCCTTCAGGTTCTCCAACGTATACGAGCCCTGGGCATCGGTCTCAGCCACCTTCTTTCCGTTCACCTTGACAACGGCCGACTTCAGAGGTTCTCCTCCCGCTGAGGTCAAAACCTGGCCAGAAACTGTGAAGCCCGTGATCTTGAACTCCTCCTTCAGCTGCAGCGTGTCCTTGCCCACTTCCAGCTCCAAAAACTCGGGGCTCAAATGCAGTTTCAGCTTGGAGTCCAGATTTATAGCCTTCACCAGGTACTTGCCGGAGGGCACATTCTTGAATATATACTCTCCTGATTTATCTAGTTGGGAGAAGCAGGAGGCTGCAGATTCGTAGTCACTTTTGGCACTATTTGCCGGCGCTGAGGAAGATTTCTCGCATTTTGGCACTAGAGATTGCTGGAAAATTGAGTGTGATTCAAATTAGTTATTGGTTCGGTTGAAAATTTGGGTCTTTCTGGGCTTTAATTTTTCTGGATTTTAAATGtgtaatacattttaagtCTCAAgcaattaaacataaaaagttgtatttctaaacagaaaaaataattaattaaggaAGAAACTAAGACTTCAAATGTAGTAACAAAATCctaaattttagaaattaatattaagatttaaaatttttagttttgcaGATTTTTGGTAAAAGTCTGTGAATTAAACACCAAAAGCtaatatgaaaaatttaaaaacttgaaaacCCTGTTTTTATacagaaaaatgtaattaattgaaaaatttaaactaaaatgtgTTAACACAATTGTGAATTCTagaactaaatattttaaatttgttattacagtttaaaatattattgtgtGTAAGCTTAAAATgttatcatttaaaatatgaccatttaaaatatttacttctAACTCTTTCGATAGAAATCAGTCAATTAAAAACCCAGAACAGACGGATTATGACCAACTTACTCCATTCTTTTTGTAGATAGCCACACCCAGATTTCCGGGGAGCTGTGTGCTGGAATCGAAGCGGCCAGCCACATCAAAACCGGAGACGACGAGGGAGTTGGCCGGCAGCTCGGTGTTGCCGCTGACCACGACCACGTTGTGCTCCGCCTTGGAGAAGTGCCACCGCGCGTGGGTAGCCTTCACCACATAGTTGCCGGGTATGATAGGCGTGAAGGAGAACACACCGCTGGCATCGCTCTTGGTGCGCCGGACTTCGCCCTGCTCCGAGCGCAGCTCCACATCCACGTCACGGGCTCCGCCGCCGGTGGCGAGGGCCACCTGACCGGTGATTCCGAAGCCCTTGAACACGAAGTTCACGTCGCGGCCCTGGCTGCACACGTCCGTCCTGCCGTCAAAGTTCAGCTCCACCTGTTCCGGCTCGAAACTCCATCCCGGTGGCGGCGAAATGCTGAGCAGGTAGTCGCCCTTGTCGTAAATGGGCAGGAAGTAATAGCCATTTGAGGGTGAGCAGTCCGTCTTGTCCTTCAGGGATCCCTGCTTGGTCAGCCTACGAAAAAAGCGAGAAATTAGGTTAATCACATACCAGCTAGTCggttaatttattattcaattaGCGGCCACCATGCGCCCAAAATCTTATCAGGTCATCCCCTATTCAGAAGGGAACTGCTACTCACAGCTTGATCTCCACCCGGGAAAAGTCGATCTCGGCGTGGCTCTTGATGAATCCCCCGCAGCCGACGACTTCCACTTCGCCGGCATTGgcattttggaaaagtttaattaataaaattagaaaaaggCCGGAAAAAAACCTCATTTTGACTACGTGCCCAGAGTGACCAGGGCTGCACCTTTCAAATACGGGCGACAGTGTGACCGTTCAAACATACTATTCGTTTTATGGTAATTTACTAAAAAACACTTTCAAATTGCCAATACCATAAAGAATACCACCAAAATAACggtctttaaaatgtttcaaaaattatgaGGTTTGTGAAGcaacttttcattttcaaaaagaaaacagtaaaagcaaaatatttaaaatgtaaaacccgttttattttgttacgttttaaattttttaattttgcaatagtTGCTTGAAGTTGCCCgttgttcctttttttttacagctgtgatatttttcaataaactgATTTCAGTTAGCTTTGTcataaagaattaaaaactttaagccCAATACTGATTGCCGATTTTGTTTGGTCATAAATCGCCCGATAATAACGCGGATAACATTATCTTTAAGCGTTAGTCATTTGGGGCGCCGACACTAAGCACACTTTATTGAAACAGATAATGGCTTGTCGTATATTAATTATCGGAACGAATTTCTATcatacaaaaacacacacccaAATGTACATTGATGAGAGTGCAAATCAATTCGAAGTAAACCGATCTGCGACTCAGGCCCCAAAAACAGTAGCGTAGCCAGGGGGGTTTGAAGTTTATAAGTCTCTGCCATAAACTTGTTAAAAATCTGATAGAAAATATGgtataacaaaattattatacaacaaattattttttaagcccTACACCCAATAACAAATCATGGATACGCCTCTGCTCCGATATATAGATGCAAAGAAATTCATTTCAAGCATCGTTGGTTCTATTGGAGCGCTTGTCTAATAAATTTCGTCGATGATCGCGCGATAAATAACTTGCACATAAGAAATCCACAATATGGAAGACACCCCGAGGTCCGAACAAAGCCCAATTGCTATGGAACTCTGACTTTATACTGTGGAGGGGGAGAATATAAAGAAGTGACTGTGTGTCTGTATATTTGCAACGTCAATTGCCGGCATTGACTTTGAAACGAGTGCCTTGAGATCGTCTTGCTTCTTGAATATGCTCCATTAAGTGGGTCTCAGTCTCAGGCTATCGTTAACCCTCTGTACAAACACGTCACATATCTGGATCATACAAGATAATGCATTTGTATCTGGAAGAGAGTCTTTTTATACTAAAAACACAATATGACAGATAAGGAATTCTAATTctaataatcaaaaatatcacttattttatattaaaaattcatttattaattatattaaaaagatttacaaatttctaaaatcaaaatattaggCTTAAAGTCAAACATCCACAATTCAAAAAGAGACAATAAGTAAATGTAAACATATATAAGGAATCATTCGTTTTTTACCTATTACTTTGACTgtgttaaaaacatttttatcttGACAGGAAATTATTTCTAGTAGGATCtattcaattgaatttattaacattGTGAAAAAAACTTACCCAAAAAGATTATGGTTCCTGAAGAACCCATAAATTGAGAAACTGTCAAGACTAATGGGTTAATTGATGCACCGGAAGCGTGAGGCCTGCACTTCGCGTGCCATTCTGCTCCCCGCTGTTTTGGCCACATTTCTACCTGTGGCTACCTGTCCTCACCGTCGATTCGAAACTAATTAGCTGACCAGCGCCGGCATTTGCATCTTTGCCTGTTTCGTAAGGGTGTCGGTCAGATTTACGATACGGATCTTTTTGGCAGCCGGCCGGACAGACAGATTGTCGCGACGGTGGCAGATCGGATCAGCATTAGGTTTATGGCTTCCTACTTTTCCCGCAATTAGAACCCGTACTTAGACATTCGGCTTCTGATAAGCCGTCGAGCGCTctaagtaataataaatacgattttaatgaaatgctAAAATTTCTCTACGCTTATCAGGGGTTCTTTCAAACATTCGTTATAGGGAATTCAATTAGCTGCGCCTCAGAGACCGGGGATCGGAGATCGGAGATCGGGGATTTCTTCAATGCCAAAGTCATAAAGGGGGCCCAACAAAGCAagccacacaaaaaaaagaaaccctATTGCTGTGAAACTTAACCGCTTACAGTGGTGCAGATTTCAAAAAGCAATCAAGCAACCCCTATTAATATCCAGGGGGAGGTTTTAAGTACTATACACAAAAcacataaaactaaataaaagaAACTGTGGAAAACACTGCGCAGAAAGTCAAACACGGTTTGCTACTTACGATTGCCATATGGACACAGGGGAATCGAATCGAGTACAGTATGCTCTgactaagaaaaaattaagaaaaaaccaGAAACATATTAGAGGttttaatacataaataaatgactTCCTTTATTGATATAATATATGTTATGTGAAATGAATTACCGATAACTATAAATAAactattcttaatttttccaagcTGAATTTATAAAGCAATATTTACTCAAAAATAAGATTATAGAAAAGTTAAAGAAGTCTTTCCATGATGCACatgtacaaatttttaatgcatCGGCAGTTTCCATATCTTATATAACATTTAAGTACGTGCTtccacatttatttttgtaagttaAAGAGCTGGCATCATATACAAATTCTAAGTCGAtttgattcttttttttgtgtagtaTACAAGCtctttctgattttttttatccaaTGTCCACTGTATCACAACAACACCACCCCTGGGAGAGccttgcaaaaatta
Coding sequences within it:
- the LOC128256521 gene encoding 39S ribosomal protein L42, mitochondrial codes for the protein MSYLNVKMSAARLYGGFRLFSSSAVQRNAVGGKSLVEAVAVTRSGRTIVAWHPDTPVPYENTQPLPQIAEVQSSSVVKESALKTAMRAFKSKHPEVARQELMQLTHTTKHRWFPRARDRKAKQTPMDRPYL
- the LOC128256509 gene encoding cyclin-dependent kinase 10; its protein translation is MSSLKSNEMDTNPAPDPQAPITRKGFLISLNSGTPMPIPEQNLFGRCRPVSEFEKLNRVGEGSYGIVYRARDTRSNEIVALKKVRMDQEKDGLPVSGLREIMILKQCQHENIVRLREVVVGKSLDSIFLVMDFCEQDLASVLDNMSQPFTESEVKCITLQVLNALKYLHARYMIHRDLKVSNLLMTDKGCIKVADFGLARMFCNPPKPMTPQMVTLWYRAPELLLGCRTHTTAVDMWAFGCILGELLLGKPLLPGNSEIAQLDMIIDLLGAPSESIWPGFSELPALQNFTLSQQPYNNLKIKFHAIGQSGRNLLNILFIYNPNTRATAEECLNSKYFVDPPQACDPRMMPTFPQHRNNSAPAPPAQQPADIPISDLLNVFIKRQRMD
- the LOC128256510 gene encoding uncharacterized protein LOC128256510; this encodes MHKNTIWYGAVLLLVYFTLVFCEVTDNVEPPAEVDSQAEDSWENLGRELMEFEGRTRRHRHHMFWYRHLWPIAIAYWIKVKVVIVSFFVGSAIYLGLRYFWPHARCNQEIILDHPPSSFSHHDHIPYSLDHDHSDHYDGPTSYDSSSSFEPYSGYSSYAGSDIVSDVHSDYHSESPSGPAGPPSGPTGPVDTRRRGRRSTGDQAHLMQEEEESEQVEIVDEEISESVARQMPAEEQIADFMFAFLGLDSKACRRRFVCEMEFRSKLNPMTSMAFRIVGRGFFEKYTNARNPEARATSFGECAAVNPECIFVENGEENPAQEEQQPEEEQLQAATEESAAEDSQNEINLQAERRHAKHKNRKLGSIAEHILMH
- the LOC128256493 gene encoding nodal modulator 3; the protein is MRFFSGLFLILLIKLFQNANAGEVEVVGCGGFIKSHAEIDFSRVEIKLLTKQGSLKDKTDCSPSNGYYFLPIYDKGDYLLSISPPPGWSFEPEQVELNFDGRTDVCSQGRDVNFVFKGFGITGQVALATGGGARDVDVELRSEQGEVRRTKSDASGVFSFTPIIPGNYVVKATHARWHFSKAEHNVVVVSGNTELPANSLVVSGFDVAGRFDSSTQLPGNLGVAIYKKNGQSLVPKCEKSSSAPANSAKSDYESAASCFSQLDKSGEYIFKNVPSGKYLVKAINLDSKLKLHLSPEFLELEVGKDTLQLKEEFKITGFTVSGQVLTSAGGEPLKSAVVKVNGKKVAETDAQGSYTLENLKAGTVNIEVESSQLQFSPLQVRAQINTASLPTIVPSAYEVCGKVVSPKSHNVGLTKSGSTFHTTATTEAGSGSWCAFLPVGKYIIEVLTTDADKAAGVQFFPVQQQTEVRDAPVNGITFSQLRAKIRGELQCLSDATATCTAAEVTLQALDATGQPTENKWKARAHRGKYVFKDMLPGPYELTIPQGNLCYESTRVFLNVASAEEDAPPFVHKGYEVSIISSHRAVMKYTHVTGPSEPKAPTETLKIASGVNTFCVNKYGSYDFKLEGCHTYDSSLPSKFITPEPDQLQTLIINAVSHKTGIRVLSTEPTAESIKLVLESEALGQEVITPVAESHKVDGKFAYRYDTYLKPEQVLRITPVSDVLLFAPQQQEIVGASDCVDIAFNFVATRGLILRGKVVPAIKDAKITLSFPDQPELQSLEILTSITGEFKFGPIEESLAFDLKAEKESYVFSDYNRQSASFSAHKLCEISVVVKDEAGQTLSGVLLSLSGGESYRKNLVTGDNGAINFHSLSPSQYYLRPMMKEYKFEPNSKMIEIKDGETVAVTLTGKRFAYSIFGSVTSLNGDPFAGVNVQATAEEGCPQQQEEATSEANGQYRIRGLQPGCTYSVRVLPDKDSVERSIPAQHTVKVGSEDVRDINLVAISPLKIVDITARVTATLNEHYKTLRIVMYRKGNSDSPVFSQRVGTPVNPKARLNPGITVFFPRIPLDGKSYVVELQSTLSDKTYTYKLPSSTFVADRGSVFIQLEFQPEVRAAEADLNQNSISALVLIALVAIAFFKQDLATSFLSFVWGKINDLVADLAERQKSKVQVRKNEPINQREIEQMADQINAIKKKKTKKI